From the genome of Manduca sexta isolate Smith_Timp_Sample1 chromosome 14, JHU_Msex_v1.0, whole genome shotgun sequence, one region includes:
- the LOC115439728 gene encoding larval cuticle protein LCP-17, with protein MKFFVVIAAVAVTSAAAADEKSAQVVRSSFDSQPEGSFKYGYETENGILLSAEGVLKNANSEYPAVAIEGGYKYTAPDGTPIEITYVADENGYRPQGNFLPISPPIPEAIARSLAWIAAHPPPVEKYSSRN; from the exons ATG AAATTCTTCGTAGTCATTGCCGCTGTAGCCGTCACgtccgccgccgccgcggacGAGAAATCGGCCCAAGTAGTTAGATCTAGCTTCGATTCCCAACCCGAGGGTAGTTTCAAGTACGGCTACGAAACAGAAAATGGAATCCTCCTTTCTGCCGAAGGTGTTTTGAAGAACGCCAACTCT GAATACCCCGCTGTTGCTATTGAGGGAGGATACAAATacactgcccctgatggtactCCCATTGAAATTACCTACGTTGCCGACGAGAACGGATACCGTCCCcag GGTAATTTCTTGCCCATCAGTCCCCCAATTCCCGAGGCCATCGCTCGTTCCCTCGCATGGATCGCTGCCCACCCTCCCCCAGTTGAGAAGTACAGCTCTCGCAACTAA
- the LOC115439735 gene encoding larval cuticle protein LCP-14 produces the protein MKSFIVALCVVGCVLANDPEAVVVRNDYVQNPEGSYNYAFESNNGISGQAEGKFKVFDKDSAAVVVAGSSQYKGSDGKVYSLTYVADENGYQPQADFLPTPPPTVAIPEYIARAVAYNLAHSAKV, from the exons ATG aaaTCCTTCATTGTTGCCCTTTGCGTCGTCGGCTGCGTGCTGGCTAACGACCCTGAAGCAGTTGTCGTCCGCAACGACTACGTCCAGAACCCCGAGGGATCTTACAACTACGCTTTTGAGTCCAACAACGGCATCTCTGGACAGGCTGAGGGCAAATTCAAGGTCTTCGACAAG GACTCCGCCGCTGTGGTAGTTGCTGGCTCCAGCCAATACAAGGGTTCCGACGGTAAAGTGTACTCTCTCACCTACGTCGCTGACGAGAACGGATACCAGCCCCAA GCTGACTTCCTTCCCACTCCCCCTCCCACTGTTGCCATCCCAGAGTACATCGCCCGCGCCGTGGCCTACAACCTCGCCCACTCCGCTAAGGTCTAA